The Flavobacterium jumunjinense genome includes a region encoding these proteins:
- a CDS encoding autotransporter domain-containing protein, which translates to MKKILLITTLLFSTLFFAQKREPITISTYFSGGNINTLGLSLERGRSKEDKKHFTSYILNVGFANMDYEIGSFKDNGTGFVIETGIKSYLNNKQENKGLYLGNYISYGNIKYEKLFLFSSFKGTFSYFSLFSPEIGYKFKVKNFAIDPFAGIMWQWQIKGKGDIDNVNVDVWQPRLGLRLGYQF; encoded by the coding sequence ATGAAAAAAATTTTACTTATTACAACGCTATTATTCTCAACTTTATTTTTTGCTCAAAAAAGAGAACCAATAACAATTTCAACCTATTTCTCTGGAGGAAACATTAATACTCTAGGATTAAGCCTTGAAAGAGGAAGATCAAAAGAAGACAAAAAGCATTTTACTAGCTATATACTAAATGTAGGTTTTGCAAATATGGATTACGAAATAGGTAGCTTTAAAGATAACGGAACTGGTTTTGTAATTGAAACAGGAATAAAAAGCTATTTAAACAACAAACAAGAAAACAAAGGTCTTTATTTAGGTAACTATATTAGCTATGGTAATATTAAATATGAAAAACTTTTTTTATTCAGCAGTTTTAAAGGTACATTTTCTTATTTCTCATTATTCAGTCCAGAAATTGGATATAAATTCAAAGTAAAGAATTTTGCAATAGATCCATTTGCTGGCATTATGTGGCAATGGCAAATTAAAGGAAAAGGAGACATAGACAATGTTAATGTAGATGTTTGGCAACCAAGATTAGGTTTAAGATTAGGTTATCAGTTTTAA
- a CDS encoding helix-turn-helix domain-containing protein, with translation MENYISENISYLVTRMRSSQDELGAIFDLKRGTINTYISKKAQPKIDTIQRICEYFDITIDAFINTSLEETKSGKFVKNDIATNVATNIDVVAKEIEIRDELIAFYKEKVESYEKEKNTLEIITRIENKLDTSLETNKTLFSEIEEYFELMKLKENLEKAKNIETHHKSKK, from the coding sequence ATGGAAAATTATATTTCTGAAAATATTTCTTATTTAGTTACTAGAATGAGAAGTTCACAAGATGAATTAGGTGCAATCTTTGATTTAAAAAGAGGTACAATAAATACTTATATTTCTAAAAAAGCACAACCTAAAATAGACACGATACAAAGAATCTGTGAATATTTTGACATTACAATTGATGCATTTATAAACACATCTTTAGAAGAAACTAAAAGTGGAAAGTTTGTTAAAAATGACATTGCAACAAATGTTGCAACAAATATTGATGTTGTTGCAAAAGAGATTGAAATAAGAGACGAATTGATTGCTTTCTACAAAGAGAAAGTAGAAAGTTACGAGAAAGAGAAAAACACTTTAGAGATAATTACTAGGATAGAAAACAAGCTTGATACTTCATTAGAAACAAACAAAACTCTTTTTAGTGAAATTGAAGAATATTTTGAATTAATGAAATTGAAAGAGAATTTAGAAAAAGCAAAAAATATAGAAACACACCACAAAAGCAAAAAATAA
- a CDS encoding dsRNA-binding motif domain-containing protein translates to MSTPIPIVELASLCKVNFDKPLKINVTVEITLPNGEIYLGRGESEEEAAQYAAIEALKEI, encoded by the coding sequence ATGAGTACACCAATTCCAATAGTTGAGCTTGCATCGCTTTGTAAAGTCAACTTTGATAAGCCACTTAAAATAAATGTTACTGTTGAAATAACGCTACCCAATGGGGAAATATATTTGGGAAGAGGTGAAAGCGAAGAAGAAGCTGCACAATATGCAGCAATTGAAGCTTTAAAAGAAATCTAG
- a CDS encoding phospholipase D family protein, which produces MAKFLTTVGNSFYIEQIILNSINSLTLVTPYLKLSRNLLERIYDADKENIRITLIYGKNQLANSEKEKLYSLKNIEILYCENLHAKCYFNESSMIITSMNLYEFSERNNREMGILIDKENDLQIFNDTLKEVESIKNSSMIEKDFSLINENNLIEKHLKLTSKYNEQWNFYLPSIEKILQTRYPSYDISFKDHVTVIDFPYKGIDLIINGRIDFKFNSKENFEQIKKRQEENLKKLLPEIRFYWNHKQINIYLERGFEVDINLNGLEKIVTKKINIIDTVFKLINEV; this is translated from the coding sequence ATGGCAAAATTTTTAACTACTGTAGGTAACTCATTTTATATTGAACAAATTATTCTAAATTCTATAAACTCTCTTACTCTTGTTACTCCATATTTAAAATTAAGTAGAAATCTATTAGAAAGAATTTATGATGCTGACAAAGAAAACATTAGAATAACTTTAATTTATGGCAAAAATCAATTAGCTAATAGCGAGAAAGAAAAACTTTACTCATTGAAAAACATAGAAATTCTCTATTGCGAAAACCTACATGCAAAATGTTATTTCAATGAAAGTTCAATGATAATTACTTCAATGAATCTATATGAATTTTCAGAAAGAAATAATAGGGAAATGGGGATTTTAATTGATAAAGAAAATGATTTACAAATATTTAATGATACATTAAAAGAAGTTGAATCAATCAAGAATTCATCAATGATTGAAAAAGATTTTAGTCTAATAAATGAAAATAACTTAATTGAAAAGCATTTAAAACTTACTTCTAAATATAATGAACAATGGAACTTTTACCTTCCATCTATTGAAAAAATATTACAAACAAGATACCCATCATATGATATCAGTTTTAAAGATCATGTAACAGTTATTGATTTCCCATATAAAGGAATTGATTTAATTATAAACGGTCGAATTGATTTCAAATTTAACAGCAAAGAAAATTTTGAACAAATTAAGAAAAGACAAGAAGAAAATCTTAAAAAATTATTACCTGAAATTAGATTTTACTGGAATCACAAGCAAATAAACATCTATTTAGAACGAGGCTTTGAAGTAGATATTAACTTAAATGGGTTAGAAAAAATAGTAACAAAAAAAATTAATATAATTGATACAGTTTTTAAATTAATAAATGAAGTATAA
- a CDS encoding carboxypeptidase-like regulatory domain-containing protein, producing MLVKGKITDYEGFPIFDATVVIKGSDPIIGATANFDGNYAINVNRGDILKFSHVGTNQIIERNVTASMTTLDIAMPNELQLDETVVIGKKRTNWFWLPLVIVGGAIAVNQSRKEKATPKKIKI from the coding sequence ATGTTAGTAAAAGGAAAAATAACAGATTATGAAGGCTTCCCCATTTTTGATGCAACGGTAGTTATTAAAGGAAGCGATCCTATAATTGGAGCAACAGCCAATTTTGATGGGAATTACGCCATTAATGTAAATAGAGGCGATATACTGAAATTCTCTCATGTGGGTACAAACCAAATCATTGAAAGAAATGTAACCGCTTCAATGACAACATTAGATATTGCCATGCCGAACGAATTGCAATTGGATGAAACGGTTGTAATAGGAAAGAAACGCACCAATTGGTTTTGGTTACCTCTTGTTATTGTTGGTGGTGCTATTGCTGTGAATCAGTCCAGAAAAGAGAAAGCAACACCCAAAAAAATCAAAATCTAA
- a CDS encoding peptidoglycan DD-metalloendopeptidase family protein: MKKSTWYIIGTTTLLFLIMGTKKAFAKITANQNLRTCDSHGCGSFGASRGNRKHNGIDIITVPGEKIMSPISGTVTRYPYPYGNDLSYTGIEIVNSEYKIKMFYLKPIAPIGSSVFAGKIIGVSQNIAAKYSAAMTNHVHLEVYKKQGTNWILIDPTNLF, encoded by the coding sequence ATGAAAAAAAGTACCTGGTACATCATCGGAACAACAACATTATTATTTCTAATTATGGGAACAAAAAAAGCATTCGCAAAAATAACAGCCAATCAAAACCTAAGAACCTGCGATTCGCATGGGTGCGGTTCTTTTGGAGCAAGTAGAGGCAACAGAAAACATAATGGTATTGATATTATAACAGTACCAGGAGAAAAAATCATGAGTCCAATTTCGGGAACAGTAACGCGCTATCCTTATCCGTATGGGAACGATTTAAGTTATACAGGCATTGAAATTGTAAATTCAGAATACAAAATAAAAATGTTCTATTTAAAACCAATTGCACCAATAGGAAGCAGTGTATTTGCAGGTAAAATAATTGGTGTTTCTCAAAATATAGCTGCTAAATACAGTGCAGCAATGACCAATCATGTGCATTTAGAAGTGTATAAAAAGCAAGGAACTAACTGGATTTTAATCGATCCTACAAACTTATTTTAA
- a CDS encoding ArdC family protein has translation MSKSIAQFNALNGVVATREDLLQIIKLAKNEEQKHLVRKLENILITHSDNEFEIELKENAFEVVPKSWLSGIEFDDAVDEDFTGLNKAVSPSDIYQMISDRMVKMIKEASGSGYQKKWKRTEDQYLIPFNFDTKKRYRGVNSLLLTEFGSLPNPYFMTFKQIEKHNGFLKKGSKGYPVIYFTKLYKVDDKKNDYTFGSYDKKKVIDYAKKKGIDIANIYYLPILKYYNVFNGQDITGIDFDLKNFKIGYLAPEMKIDKTKEVERLIIADEIINNYPSPAPKYIEKGNDAFFDPNRDSVTMPPIQSFETLQDYYRTKFHEYAHSTGHFKRLNRDFSGKFGSKPYAFEELVAEWGATFLSAEAGIIWHNNTNHAEYLKNWNNALTYIKEDTKFVMRACTKAQELTDFILQFDESSTPKYLKNVVQKSEKPTEEKEPLTKKKPKKKTVKKPVGAKEEPTKEEIKEASVKPVKVDKNGQYGLFGAKKKPKAKLSGVPIIEEQEAENPVATNKLMQMQFDSLPINEEWQELMQHPAANLKIAIWGKPKNGKTSASLQMANYFTNFGNVLYNFADQGFNKSTQDLWINSGLADNSNAFPDDSDTIEALEKEIATGKYKFVFIDMISDYIRLEKIKPEDFKKRFIKKYPSVSFILIFEVTKSGNFKGDQGWTHLVDAIMTVEDFLIENRGRYGMGERVVWEEGFKKVNPKKYQEYLESKTTDTTEVIEEEQTENIPGPVTNVPEFSFQIQ, from the coding sequence ATGAGTAAATCGATAGCACAATTTAACGCACTTAACGGAGTTGTTGCAACACGAGAAGACTTGTTGCAAATTATTAAACTCGCAAAAAACGAAGAACAAAAACACCTTGTTCGAAAACTAGAAAATATCTTAATCACGCATTCCGACAATGAATTTGAAATAGAATTAAAAGAAAACGCTTTTGAAGTTGTACCCAAAAGTTGGTTGTCAGGCATTGAGTTTGACGATGCTGTAGACGAAGATTTTACAGGGTTGAATAAGGCAGTTTCTCCTTCAGATATTTATCAAATGATTTCAGATAGAATGGTCAAGATGATAAAAGAAGCGAGCGGGAGTGGTTATCAAAAGAAATGGAAAAGAACGGAAGACCAGTATTTAATACCGTTTAATTTTGATACTAAAAAACGATATAGAGGTGTAAACTCTTTGTTGCTTACTGAGTTTGGAAGTTTACCTAACCCTTACTTTATGACATTTAAGCAGATTGAAAAACATAACGGATTTTTAAAGAAAGGTTCTAAAGGTTATCCAGTAATTTATTTCACTAAGTTGTATAAAGTTGATGACAAAAAGAATGACTATACTTTTGGTTCTTATGATAAAAAGAAAGTGATTGATTATGCAAAAAAGAAAGGTATTGATATTGCTAACATTTATTATCTACCAATACTTAAATATTACAATGTTTTCAACGGTCAGGATATAACTGGGATTGATTTTGATTTGAAGAATTTTAAGATTGGTTATTTAGCTCCTGAAATGAAAATTGATAAAACGAAGGAAGTAGAGCGATTAATAATTGCAGATGAAATTATCAATAATTATCCTTCTCCAGCTCCAAAGTATATTGAAAAAGGGAATGATGCTTTTTTTGATCCTAATAGAGATTCGGTAACAATGCCACCAATTCAATCTTTTGAAACCTTACAGGATTATTATAGAACAAAGTTTCATGAATACGCACATAGTACAGGACACTTTAAAAGATTGAATAGAGATTTTTCAGGTAAGTTTGGTTCTAAACCCTATGCTTTTGAAGAATTGGTAGCAGAATGGGGCGCTACTTTTTTAAGTGCTGAAGCAGGTATTATTTGGCATAATAATACAAACCATGCTGAATATTTAAAGAACTGGAATAACGCTTTAACGTATATTAAAGAGGATACAAAATTTGTTATGCGAGCTTGTACAAAAGCGCAAGAGCTAACCGATTTTATATTGCAATTTGATGAGTCGAGTACGCCTAAGTATTTAAAGAACGTTGTTCAGAAAAGCGAAAAACCAACTGAAGAAAAAGAGCCTTTAACTAAGAAAAAGCCAAAAAAGAAAACCGTTAAAAAGCCAGTTGGAGCCAAAGAAGAACCAACCAAAGAAGAAATAAAAGAAGCATCAGTAAAGCCTGTAAAAGTCGATAAAAATGGACAATACGGATTGTTTGGTGCAAAAAAGAAACCCAAAGCAAAACTTTCAGGAGTTCCCATTATTGAAGAACAAGAAGCAGAAAATCCCGTTGCAACAAACAAATTAATGCAAATGCAATTTGATTCCTTACCTATCAATGAAGAGTGGCAGGAACTCATGCAGCACCCAGCAGCTAATTTGAAAATTGCGATTTGGGGAAAACCAAAAAATGGTAAAACTTCGGCATCCTTACAAATGGCAAATTATTTCACCAACTTCGGGAATGTGCTTTATAATTTCGCAGACCAGGGCTTTAATAAATCAACACAAGATTTATGGATTAACTCAGGGTTAGCAGACAATTCAAATGCCTTTCCTGATGATTCCGATACCATAGAAGCACTTGAAAAAGAAATTGCAACTGGGAAATATAAGTTCGTTTTTATAGACATGATTTCCGATTACATACGATTAGAAAAAATTAAGCCGGAAGACTTCAAAAAACGATTCATTAAAAAATACCCTAGTGTATCCTTCATTTTAATTTTTGAAGTTACCAAAAGTGGCAACTTCAAAGGGGATCAAGGTTGGACACATTTAGTCGATGCAATAATGACCGTTGAAGATTTCTTAATTGAAAACAGAGGTCGCTATGGAATGGGGGAGCGTGTCGTTTGGGAAGAGGGCTTTAAAAAGGTCAACCCTAAGAAATATCAAGAATACTTAGAAAGCAAAACAACCGATACAACGGAAGTAATAGAAGAAGAACAAACTGAAAATATACCTGGTCCCGTAACTAACGTTCCAGAATTTTCATTTCAAATACAATAA
- a CDS encoding AAA family ATPase: protein MIDKLLFYNKNYFDFYKRLKAKEGIKIISITDSLRNFDNASEINEYYQIIDISSLAHINGIQYNSESVFPLFPQKTKFIADNNFKKLFEYELRFCFEEFKELDIVDEFEVIDDQEISGKLKKLEHKKIIDLSNDEISDFTKSFAEKIYGHDKFKADFEELIRNFRVFNKLGEHKVLSIFLMGDSGVGKTEVARAIHKSLKGKEKLAKVNFGNYSSDNSLNSLIGSPRGYIGSDTGELFIRVNDSDTGLILIDEFEKSNATLFNYFLDVLENGKMRSSLSEDIDLNGFIIIFTSNISKEDFPKRISPELRSRFDYKGFFTLLSVKDKKKFVEFRVTDIIKKFNRGYSTELPKEIHNIICNQIKVEQFENMRELNKIIKDTFVKNVMIYTAEGE, encoded by the coding sequence ATGATTGATAAACTATTATTTTATAATAAAAATTACTTTGATTTTTATAAACGACTAAAAGCTAAAGAAGGAATAAAAATAATTTCAATTACAGATAGCTTACGTAATTTTGATAATGCTTCAGAAATAAATGAGTACTATCAAATAATAGACATAAGTTCTTTAGCACACATAAATGGTATTCAATATAATTCTGAATCTGTATTTCCTCTCTTTCCACAAAAAACGAAATTTATAGCAGATAATAATTTCAAAAAGCTATTTGAATATGAACTTAGGTTTTGCTTTGAAGAATTTAAAGAACTTGATATTGTTGATGAATTTGAAGTAATCGATGATCAGGAAATTTCTGGAAAACTTAAGAAATTAGAACACAAAAAAATAATAGATTTAAGCAACGATGAAATTTCAGATTTCACAAAGTCATTTGCGGAAAAGATTTATGGACATGATAAGTTTAAAGCAGATTTTGAAGAATTAATTAGAAATTTTCGTGTTTTCAATAAGTTAGGAGAACATAAAGTTCTTTCCATATTCCTAATGGGAGATTCAGGTGTTGGAAAAACAGAGGTTGCAAGAGCAATACATAAATCATTAAAAGGAAAAGAAAAACTAGCTAAAGTAAATTTTGGTAACTATAGTAGTGACAATTCATTGAACTCATTAATTGGAAGTCCAAGAGGTTATATTGGGAGTGATACAGGAGAATTATTCATTAGGGTAAATGATTCAGATACTGGATTGATATTAATTGATGAGTTTGAAAAATCTAATGCAACTTTATTTAATTATTTTCTAGACGTATTGGAAAACGGAAAAATGAGAAGCTCTCTATCAGAAGATATTGACTTAAATGGATTTATTATAATTTTTACTTCAAACATAAGTAAAGAAGATTTTCCTAAGAGAATATCACCTGAATTAAGGTCTAGGTTCGATTACAAAGGATTCTTCACTTTATTGAGTGTAAAAGATAAAAAGAAGTTTGTTGAATTCCGAGTTACAGACATTATTAAAAAATTTAATAGAGGTTATTCTACAGAATTACCGAAAGAGATTCATAATATTATTTGTAATCAGATTAAAGTTGAGCAATTTGAAAATATGAGAGAATTAAACAAAATTATTAAAGACACATTTGTTAAAAATGTTATGATTTATACGGCTGAAGGTGAATAA
- a CDS encoding tyrosine-type recombinase/integrase: MSITKEILQNAYKNAYDFKILKDYTEPKIYNAKGDLNKRWYIYYSFRNPITNKLERQTPVYVGINKYNTLRERKEAAKNLCIAIEKILKNGFNPYSDILENKNKHTIKESFDLVLEIKKSVLAEKSFSDFKSRVTRFKKWLFENTGLNENSTIDFITKKIIIVYLNHVLEESSPRNRNNTRICLSMLYKTLEDNEIVTINFISKINVLKATPERNKTYSKKQEAEIFEKLNEDPILKLFVQFISFNFLRPVEVVRLRLKDINIEEQKLFVKAKNKIDKVKIIPEILIKRLPDLKDLDQNYFLFTPNKIGDTWDTKETNKRDYFSKRFNDVVKKPLGLGKDYGLYSFRHTYITKLYNELAKDSTPFEAKSKLMLITGHSTMTALDKYLRDIDAVLPDDYSELLDKI; this comes from the coding sequence ATGTCTATCACTAAAGAGATTTTACAAAATGCATACAAAAATGCATACGATTTTAAAATTTTGAAAGACTACACAGAACCAAAAATTTACAATGCTAAAGGCGATTTAAATAAACGCTGGTATATCTATTACTCCTTCAGAAACCCTATTACAAATAAACTCGAAAGACAAACTCCTGTTTATGTTGGTATAAATAAATACAATACCTTAAGAGAACGAAAAGAAGCCGCAAAAAATCTTTGTATAGCAATAGAGAAGATCCTTAAAAACGGATTTAACCCCTACTCTGACATTCTCGAAAATAAAAACAAACACACCATAAAAGAATCTTTCGATTTAGTACTTGAGATAAAAAAATCAGTATTGGCCGAAAAAAGTTTCTCCGACTTTAAAAGCAGGGTTACTCGATTTAAAAAATGGCTGTTTGAAAACACAGGACTCAACGAAAACAGTACTATCGATTTTATTACAAAAAAGATAATCATTGTATATCTAAATCATGTCCTTGAAGAAAGTTCTCCTAGAAATAGAAACAACACGAGAATTTGCTTATCAATGCTTTACAAAACATTAGAAGATAATGAAATTGTAACAATAAATTTCATAAGTAAAATAAACGTTCTTAAAGCAACTCCAGAAAGAAACAAAACCTACTCTAAAAAACAAGAAGCTGAAATATTTGAGAAACTCAATGAAGATCCTATTTTAAAACTTTTTGTTCAATTTATTTCTTTTAACTTCCTTAGACCTGTAGAAGTAGTACGCTTAAGACTAAAAGACATCAATATTGAAGAACAAAAGCTTTTCGTGAAAGCTAAAAACAAAATTGATAAAGTAAAAATAATTCCTGAAATCCTTATTAAAAGACTACCTGACTTAAAAGACCTGGATCAAAATTATTTTTTATTTACTCCTAATAAAATTGGAGATACTTGGGACACTAAAGAAACAAACAAAAGAGATTATTTTTCTAAACGTTTTAATGATGTTGTAAAGAAACCCCTAGGGCTCGGAAAAGATTACGGTCTCTATTCCTTCAGGCATACTTATATTACTAAGCTATATAACGAGTTAGCAAAAGATTCAACTCCATTTGAAGCAAAAAGCAAATTGATGCTTATTACCGGACATTCTACAATGACAGCACTTGATAAATACCTTAGAGATATTGATGCTGTTTTGCCTGATGACTACAGTGAACTTCTTGATAAAATATAA
- the era gene encoding GTPase Era yields MEHKAGFVNIIGNPNVGKSTLMNALVGERLSIITSKAQTTRHRILGIVNGDDFQMVLSDTPGIIKPAYELQSSMMGFVKNAFEDADVLIYMVEIGEKELKDEAFFNKIIHSKIPVLLLLNKIDKSNQEELEEQVALWTEKVPNAEIFPISALENFNVQMVFDRIIELLPVSPPFYPKDALTDKPERFFVNETIREKILLNYEKEIPYAVEIETEEFFEDEKIIRIRAVIMVERETQKGIIIGHKGGALKRVGIQAREDLEKFFGKQIFLETYVKVNKDWRSSAFQLRRFGYNQK; encoded by the coding sequence ATGGAACATAAAGCGGGATTTGTAAATATCATAGGAAATCCTAATGTGGGTAAGTCAACCTTGATGAATGCATTAGTAGGAGAGCGATTGTCTATTATTACGAGTAAAGCGCAAACGACTCGTCATAGAATCTTAGGAATTGTAAATGGAGATGATTTCCAAATGGTGTTATCAGATACTCCAGGAATTATAAAACCAGCATATGAGTTGCAAAGCTCGATGATGGGGTTTGTAAAAAATGCTTTTGAAGATGCAGACGTTTTAATTTATATGGTAGAAATAGGAGAGAAGGAGTTAAAAGATGAAGCTTTCTTTAATAAAATTATCCATTCTAAAATTCCTGTTCTATTATTATTGAATAAAATAGATAAATCAAACCAAGAAGAATTAGAAGAACAAGTAGCTTTGTGGACGGAAAAAGTGCCAAATGCAGAGATTTTTCCAATTTCAGCATTAGAAAATTTTAATGTGCAAATGGTTTTTGATAGAATTATAGAATTATTACCTGTCTCACCACCTTTCTATCCAAAAGATGCTTTAACAGATAAGCCTGAAAGATTTTTCGTAAATGAAACTATTCGCGAGAAAATCCTTTTAAACTATGAAAAAGAAATCCCTTATGCGGTAGAGATTGAAACAGAAGAATTTTTCGAAGATGAAAAAATAATACGAATTAGAGCAGTTATCATGGTAGAACGTGAAACGCAAAAAGGTATTATTATTGGACATAAAGGAGGTGCTTTAAAACGTGTAGGTATTCAGGCACGTGAAGATTTAGAAAAATTCTTTGGTAAGCAAATTTTTCTAGAAACCTATGTAAAGGTGAATAAAGACTGGAGAAGTAGTGCGTTTCAATTACGCAGATTTGGGTATAACCAAAAATAA
- the der gene encoding ribosome biogenesis GTPase Der, translated as MNNIVAIVGRPNVGKSTFFNRLIKRRDAIVDAVSGVTRDRNYGKSEWNGKEFSVIDTGGYIKGSDDVFEGEIRRQVELAIDEADAIIFVVDVEDGVTAMDAEVAKLLRKVTKPILLAVNKVDNGAREKDAVEFYALGLGEYFTIAGMNGSGTGELLDELVRVLPELPEVVEEENPLPRFTVVGRPNAGKSSFINALIGEERFVVTDIAGTTRDAIDTTYNRFGFEFKLVDTAGIRRKAKVKEDLEFYSVMRSVRAIEHSDVCILMIDATRGFEGQDQSIFWLAEKNRKGIVILVNKWDLIEKDTMSTRDYERKIREELQPFTDVPILFVSTLSKQRLLKALETAVEVYENRKQRIATSKFNDMMLPIIEAMPPPALKGKYVKIKYCMQLPTPTPQFVFFANLPQYVKDPYKRFVENKLREIYNFSGVPIDIYFRQK; from the coding sequence ATGAATAATATTGTAGCCATAGTTGGAAGGCCAAATGTAGGTAAATCAACATTTTTCAATCGTTTAATAAAACGTAGAGATGCCATTGTTGATGCTGTAAGTGGAGTTACCCGCGACAGAAATTATGGAAAAAGCGAATGGAATGGAAAAGAATTTTCTGTAATTGATACAGGTGGTTATATAAAAGGATCTGATGACGTTTTTGAAGGAGAAATTCGACGTCAAGTAGAATTAGCAATTGATGAAGCAGATGCGATAATTTTTGTAGTAGATGTAGAAGATGGTGTTACAGCTATGGATGCTGAAGTAGCTAAATTACTTAGAAAAGTAACAAAACCAATTTTATTAGCGGTTAATAAAGTAGATAATGGAGCACGTGAAAAAGATGCTGTAGAATTTTACGCTTTAGGATTGGGAGAATATTTCACAATTGCTGGAATGAACGGAAGTGGAACAGGAGAATTATTAGACGAATTAGTTCGTGTTTTACCTGAACTTCCTGAAGTTGTAGAAGAAGAAAATCCATTACCAAGATTTACTGTTGTAGGTCGTCCAAATGCAGGGAAATCATCATTTATTAACGCATTAATTGGTGAAGAACGCTTTGTGGTTACCGATATTGCAGGAACAACGCGTGATGCTATCGATACTACCTATAATCGTTTTGGTTTTGAGTTCAAATTGGTAGATACTGCTGGAATTCGTAGAAAAGCAAAAGTAAAGGAAGATTTAGAATTCTATTCTGTAATGCGTTCTGTTAGAGCTATTGAACATAGTGATGTTTGTATCTTGATGATAGATGCAACACGTGGTTTTGAAGGTCAAGATCAAAGTATTTTTTGGTTGGCTGAAAAAAACAGAAAAGGTATTGTGATTTTGGTAAATAAATGGGATTTAATTGAAAAAGATACCATGTCTACACGTGATTATGAAAGAAAAATACGTGAAGAATTACAACCTTTTACAGATGTGCCAATTTTGTTTGTTTCTACTTTGAGCAAACAACGTTTATTAAAAGCATTAGAAACAGCTGTTGAAGTATATGAAAATAGAAAACAACGTATTGCTACTTCTAAGTTTAATGATATGATGTTGCCAATTATAGAAGCAATGCCACCACCAGCATTAAAAGGTAAATATGTGAAAATTAAGTATTGTATGCAATTGCCTACACCAACTCCACAGTTTGTATTTTTTGCTAATTTGCCACAATATGTTAAAGATCCATATAAACGATTTGTAGAAAATAAGTTAAGAGAGATTTATAACTTTTCAGGAGTTCCAATCGATATTTATTTTAGACAGAAATAA